The DNA window ATTGGAGCTCTTGTCCATCAGCTATTTTTATTTGCTCTTTAATTAAATCAAGGTTAGTGACAACTTCAGTAATTGGATGTTCTACTTGAATACGAGTGTTCATTTCAAGGAAGTAATAATTTCCATCATCATATAAGAACTCAATAGTACCCGCACTAGTATATCCGATGTATTCAGCTGCTTTAACAGCACTCTCACCCATTCTTGCTCTAAGTTCTTCAGTCATAATTGGAGATGGAGCTTCTTCTAATAATTTTTGATGTCTTCTTTGGATAGAACATTCCCTATCTGCAGCATGAATTACATTTCCATGTTCATCTGCTAAAATTTGGAATTCAATATGGCGAGGTTTTTCAAGGTATTTTTCAATAAAAACAGTAGAATCTCCAAAGTTTGTAGAAGCAACAGATTGAGTTGATTCAATAGCACGTACAAGTTCATTTTCTTCATAAACTGCACGCATACCAATACCTCCACCACCTGCAGAAGCTTTTACAATTACTGGATAACCAATTTGTCTAGCTATCTCTTTAGCTTCTTCAATATCACTGACTCCTTCAGGTGTACCTTCAATTACAGGTACTCCTGCTTTTTTCATGAGATTTTTAGAAGTAATTTTATCTCCCATTTCATGGATAACTTTACCACTTGGCCCAATAAGTTTTATTCCATTTTTTTCACATTCTTCACCTAATTTAGGATTTTCAGCTAAAAATCCATAACCTGGGTGAATTGCATCAGCTCCAGATTCAAGAGCAATATCTATAATTTTATCTATATTTAAATAAGATTTAGCTGGGGAAGGATTACCTAATGGATAACTTTCATCAGCATATTTTGTGTATAAAGAGGTCGCATCAGCATCAGAATATATAGCTACACTTTCTACATCTAATTCACGACATGCACGCATAATTCTGATTGCTATTTCTCCTCTGTTTGCAATCAGTATTTTATTAAACAT is part of the Methanobrevibacter woesei genome and encodes:
- a CDS encoding acetyl-CoA carboxylase biotin carboxylase subunit, whose amino-acid sequence is MFNKILIANRGEIAIRIMRACRELDVESVAIYSDADATSLYTKYADESYPLGNPSPAKSYLNIDKIIDIALESGADAIHPGYGFLAENPKLGEECEKNGIKLIGPSGKVIHEMGDKITSKNLMKKAGVPVIEGTPEGVSDIEEAKEIARQIGYPVIVKASAGGGGIGMRAVYEENELVRAIESTQSVASTNFGDSTVFIEKYLEKPRHIEFQILADEHGNVIHAADRECSIQRRHQKLLEEAPSPIMTEELRARMGESAVKAAEYIGYTSAGTIEFLYDDGNYYFLEMNTRIQVEHPITEVVTNLDLIKEQIKIADGQELQYDQSDIKVSGHAIECRINAENPLNDFAPNPGKITGYRSPGGPGVRLDSGVYMNYTIPTFYDSMISKLITWGATRNDAIARMRRALSEYIILGVKTTIPFHKAILRNPNFIKGDLNTHFIDMYKKGIDEEMEKVIARDLEIENKLKSTFMPAKKIAAISSAVGSYLNSAKNQQMAKK